Proteins found in one Bacillota bacterium genomic segment:
- a CDS encoding DUF3343 domain-containing protein, which produces MDVYVTFDSTHEAMRLDRLLSQNQVAHELVPIPRSLGSACGVAVRLRPEDQARAASIAAAGDVRTKGFHQL; this is translated from the coding sequence TTGGACGTCTATGTCACCTTTGATTCGACCCATGAGGCGATGCGCCTCGACCGCCTGCTGAGCCAGAACCAGGTGGCGCACGAGCTCGTGCCCATCCCCCGGTCCCTGGGCAGCGCCTGCGGGGTGGCGGTGAGGCTGCGGCCGGAGGACCAGGCGCGGGCGGCCTCCATCGCCGCGGCCGGGGACGTTCGGACCAAGGGCTTCCATCAACTGTGA